The genomic DNA AAAAATCGAGACAACACAACAtcttaacattaaaaaaaaaaaaactttattgagAAAATGTTCAGGCTTTTCTTAATAATCGTAATCTCCTTTCAAGTTGAGAAAATCAATGCTTTAAACGAtacaacaagttatattattGAAACGACTAAGACATACACAAAATTACCTAAAGCCTTCGATTCGCTTCTGCCTACTGAACCACCAGACTTCGAAGGCCTTAACGTGTCATGCCTGAACATCTCCGATTTCGACATGccaatagaaaaagaagaagagataCTTGGAGACTGGACTACGGTTAACGTCTGGAGGAAAAAGAAAGGGAAGAACTTAAACTGTTCTCGCTCTAACCCGAAAGTAACAGCTGCTACTGACAAAGACAGGGAATATTGGAGGAAGCGCTGCAGCAAAGCCAACATAAGCTTGGATTCTTTTACGCTGAAAGTAGAGCTGTCTCCACATCTGAAAGTTCCTTTTACCTTGATGGATTTCAAAACTGATGGGACGACTTACCTGCTGTTGCCAATGTGTGACTTCGGTAAGGTCAACTACCTGAAGACTGGCAAGTACAAGCTCTGGTTGGCCATAGAGTTCGACATGTACTTCCCCGTAGCGATCTCAGTGCCACCAGAAGAAAAGAGGAAATGCATGGCGGATACTATTGAGTGGAAAACCAGCAATGGAGAGACGGCTTCAAAGGCGTATTACTACAATTTCTGTTAAATCCAACATAATTTTCTACATTATCCATACCTACAAATTTTGTTTGACAAACTaatttaagggtggtattaataaactaatctcaattgagactgtcctcaagatcatgctcaagtacctgtttttatataagaactgtctcATTGACATGACCTTGAAGGCAGTCTtgaagctgagattcgtttattaatacaaccctAACTATCTATAACACAATTAAACGAATTTTTGacctataatattataataagacgaaaataaaatgtaataatttaaaaaataataagattttttaatcTAAAATCCATTTTGTGCCATTTTTACCTAGTTATTCCATTCataacacataagctcacgactatatcccaattggggtagtcagaaataCATCCACCGCTAGATCAACTAATCACCACcttaccgaactttctgttagaccaacgtgatgtgtggggagccgtatcgccgtttttATTCTATTCATCTAGTAGCTGATCCCAGTAcggtacactttggtaccatgtcacattaacttttttgacaaattgaactgtaagtctcactaaatgtcacacatgttagtgcgacagagtcctaaagtgggtacattatattgctcatgactgtacacaccatctaagtttattttaagttattcctgtaattttcttatccggcgaaaaataactaaaaaattaaaatttatggaacacacgtcaattttaggcagaaaaatcGCAAAATTGTATAtacagcatacgtcaaacgtGTTGCACATCAGTGAGATGTTATTTTATTCCTTCACGTTATTCATTcgcttattcattttaaaagaacagttgttaatcatctgtccctttcattttcggcggataagaaaatgacgatgagatgtctgcaggaatcggtggCATTAGGCACTTATTTCTGATAAAATGGCCTTTATGATAAGATGAAATAGCTGTTATTATATCTGAAACACCTAATAAGACGGACCGGTTTTTACTCCAAAGCAGTCGAGGGATTAAAAGAAAGTTTTTTCTGGCTTTTCCGCTTCTTTACAGACTATAAGATTTCAgtggttctaaaccactgactgtctttatgagtttgaatttatgtctGGATTTGTGGCCggtcacagaataaggaatactacgtagAATGACAACTcgccgctctccaccagcgtctgacCCAAGTTTACCTTTTCCCCCCCTCCTACCAGACGTAgttcagtcttcaatcgtatggcgtcagacttcacacacacaaatgAGCGTgaatgataacgtcaatgtgtggtgtgtATGTACAACGAAGTTGTAtgtatgaagtttccggggtatagcccgattaatggcaattgAATCGCGGACTTAAACGTAGTTGGCGGGGAGTGCGTGAATATACTAcacacccctgcctacccctttcggGAATAGGCGTGATGTCATATTATAATTGAAATTACAGGGTGCATCCCAAAGTGAACCGTCGAACCCTACCAAGGCGGACCTGGTAGCCAAGATTAAGGCCCGTATGGAGACTGTCGACCCTGCTAAGGCGAAGGAGCTTGGAGGCGTCTTCCTCTTCAATATCATCAAAGGCACTTCTGTATATTCTTGGAGTAAGTATTTTTCTTGGCTATCGTGACCCTATTTTGGGATTGATATTACCAATTTGTGATCTCGCGTCGGGATGTCATTTCCTAGTTGGAATATATACCTACtcaaaatagataaataaatataaatataaggaatACTACTAATTCTATATTATTCTATAAGGAATACTACTAattctattatatatatatatatatatatatatatatatatatatatatatatatatatatatatatatataattaactaattaaagttttaataactaattaaaacttttaaaatcaACTATTAATTTTTAACGTATCACAAATcaacttacttatatttattcttataaaatTTGGCAAATAATCTGTttgataattaagtaagtaattataaatgcgTCCCCGCGTATCCACCAAATATCTTAAATGTTTTACATTTCCGATTGCTATTTAGGAAatgtgtaagtataatataatttattacacaTTTCCGTGCGATTTTAGGAATTATATACATTTCCTCGGATTTGTATACAATTACGGATTACATACATTTCcgttaacataattatataacataaaaacaatctcttttctttataaataacaGTGTGTAAAACATTAAGATGTGcaaaataggctgtttatgtttattgttaATAGTGAAATAACCATTTCCAGCCCTGGATTTGAACAACGTGACGGCATACGAAGGCGCGCCGGACGGCGACCCAGACACGACATTCACCCTCAACGAACATTACTTCAAGATGCTCATCCAGGGTCGAGAGGAGCCGCGCGCCATCATGCAGGCGGGACGATGCTCTGTCACTGGAGATATCATGCGAGCTATGAAGCTCGAACCTTATATTAAGCTGGACTGAACACTCGAGTTGGGGTAAATCCTCGAGCTCCTTAACCTCGAGGAATTAGGGGTCACTAGGCACTAGGACACCACAATCGCGTcaccagcttttttttttgacgttacttattgtatttgccgcagatggcctacttggacggacaagtggggagcgctgaaagctctcacccggtacaacgtttaagacaacaggcctgagggtgcccatttgggcgcgaacctcggctcagggccgtctgagaggaaaaatatttgaaagaattaatcgaccctagtgggtcgatagcgataagcgccgattgAGGGGCGCGTCACCAGCAAAATGTATACAGTTGTACAAAACATATCTCACCTGGAGCATTGTTGGTTGCCCAACCAACATGACACCTGTCACACACTCAAAACtatatttattcataaagtGACATAGTTATATTTCGagtaattttttacattttgttttttgtcgaacgtcgcatccgcctaaaactactgcagcttacgACCTGTATAGTCGAGGAAAAccagctgcaagaaaagcctcggcacagggctctagaagttcttaaagaaaaacaataaatttattgcgtgtaatttcaataatttaaaatcacGCCTGAAGTGTATCACATAAttatacctggggggttaaaaaggccacacccgTAACCCCCCAGGTGTCAACTGTATTCATTTCGTTAGCGGCGCGACCGTGGTACCGCCATCATTATGTCCCAGTAAGATATGGTTCCACGAGCTTATATCAAGGCGGGCTCAAGACGTGGGCGTTGTATTGAGCTGGATTAAAAACTagccttatttattattattgtgtgacTTAGAACCACAAATTGGCTGAATTAAACTAGATTAAAGTAGGCCTAATTCCAAAAGTAATGTCGTTACGTTTTGCTTAAGTGGCAGTAGTTTAACCTCCCCAATGAAATAAGTGAAGTCAGCAAAAATAAGataagtagataagtaatttaaaattaggtAATATTAATTAAAGGGTTATGTAAATACATTGTTATAGCAATAAATTGCTTTTAATTTTTCCCGTACCATCACACTTTTACAGCAACAACACGCCTATAGTCcgtatattcatattcatttattcgtaatagttcgtattacatgtcatatgtcgtatataatctaggttacattctactagtagaataattCATTTGGTATCATTCATTACACATAGAATAGACATAGGGGTGGACAGAATCACAAGGCATCGTGTCACTCCTGTAGCGAAGTCCTAAAATTATATATGATACgaaaaattacattaattttgAGTATTTGTTTCAATGAACTAAAAATCCATTGATAAATAAGGCatattggcctcgattcctgcatacactttgttttaagttatacccgtcattttctaatccgccgaaaggAAAAGGGGCGGATgactgacaactgttaattttaaaatcaatgagTGAATAACCCAGGTGAATAAAAcaagcatctcgctgatatgcaaccatGTGTGTGCTGCCAACTAAATTGTCGGGCTATTGGCCAATATTATCAGTCGCGTGCGCGCAATGTTGCCGGACGGTTGTGTTTGAGATTTCATTCGGAATGGCGATCTCAAGTGACATTGTGATTAATGAATTACTTTGCTTCTTGCAAAATAAATGTGATAGTTTGGATGAGGTATCCCTTATACGTTTATGTGTTACGTCTTTTCAAAGTGAAGATGTAGATAGAGCTAAAACTGTGTTGTTCGAGTTTGTTCCTACCGAAAGAGGACGAAAAATTACAAGAAAAGGTGAAAATAAAGTTGAAAAAGATGTACAGGATATGATAAAGGCGTTTAAGGAATGTGAGCCTACAATATTTCCCAAATTTGTGGCCTATGATCTTTCCAAACTTCCTCCAGTAACGTTTGATCATATCGACGTTTCGAGATTTCTAACCGATATTCGAGTACTACAAGAAGAACTAAAAACTGTTAAAATACAATTGATGAataaatgtgatgaagatattTTGAAGAGTAGTATGGAAAAGTTAAGATGTGaatttaaagaaagtaaattgCAAGAGTGGAATGTAAACAAATCATCTTTGCCGTTggaacattcaaattcaaacggTAGCGGTGGCGTCGGTTTCATCGGCGCGGGAGGGAACCCGGTTGCTATAGCAACAGCGCCTGTCGAATGGTGCCGAAGCGATAATACACCGgttgtctcgctcgcacctaCTCAAGATACATATGCGTCTCGGGCCGCTTTACCGGGCCGCTCTGTATACATTAATGATAAGATGGACGGTAAACCAAAACGTAAACAAACGATTGTGGTATCGTCTAATATGAATGATGATAATCCAAAGGAATGGACGGAGGTGTCATATAagagaaaaagaaatatattccGAGGAAATATGGGGAAAGCTTCAGTAGAATCTTCAGGTACATTCAAATCTGCTGACATTAAAATCccgttatttatttcaaatgttGATAAGAGTGCGAGTGACAAGGACATCTGTGATTATATTCAGAGAAAAGCTCAAGATACAGTTAGattagaaaaaatacaaatgaaGCTGGAAAAAGAGTACTGTTCTTATAAAGTCTATGTATCTAGGAGTAAATTGGATGTATATCTGAATAATGATATTTGGCCAGAAGGTATTATATTTAGAAAGTTTGTGGATTTCAAAACCAGGCGTGTAAACAAGGACGAGCAGAATAATCTTCATAATGGATCAAACaacaaataaagtaaattttttATCTTTCAACTGCAAAAGTATTAAACGTTCCGTTCAACGTGTTACTGAACTATGCAACTCATACGATATCATTGGACTACAAGAAACTTGGTTACTTCCTCACGATTTGaactttttaaatacaatacataaGGATTTTGCTGTGACAGGAAAAAGTGCGGTGGATACTTCTGTTGGATTGCTTAAAGGTCGTCCTTACGGAGGGGTGGCAATCTTGTGGCGGAGGAATAAATTTCCGAACGTATCTGTCATTGACTGCGGTGATAACGTGCGTGTATGCGGCATACGTATAGAACTTGATAATAATAAGTGTTTACTTGTTTTCTCTGTTTACATGCCTACTGATTGTATAGATAATTTGCCTGAGTTCACTAGCTGTTTAGCTTGTATAAGTGCAATAGTAGAAAATAATGATACAGAAAATGTAGTTGTTTTAGGTGATTTTAATGCACACCCTGGTGAGTTATTTCATACGGAGTTAATTCAGTTTTGTGAAGAGTACAACTGGATTTGTGCAGATTATGAACACTTTGGAATTAACTCAGGTACATTTACATATGTTAGTGAATTACACGGATATAAATGTAGAAGATGGCTGGATCACATATTAACGTCAGTTTCAGCTCATAATATGATCTCAGATGTAAGGGTATTAGATAGTAATGTTTATTGGTCTGACCACTTTCCAGTGGCTATTACTTATAATTTAGATTCGATATGTCCTAGAGTAAGTGATATTagtattaagttaaataatcCAGTATTATGGGGTATACGTGACACTGCAGAAATTGATAAGTATACATATTTGTGTGATAATTTATTAAGTGATATACATATACCTGAACAATGTTTAAAGTGCTGTGATACTTTCTGTAGTGAACCTAAGCATAGGGAAATGATTTGTGAATTGtatagtaaaattataaatgtgCTTTCAGATGCATCAACTCAAAGTAAGTGTTGTAAACAAATTAAGAGAAAGGGTGGATATATTACAGGATGGAATAGATATGTGAAAGATAGTCATATTATTGCTAGAGATAAATACAGAATATGGCTTTATTGTGGAAAGCCATTGTCAGGAGCAGTCCATAGGGAGATGGTGGAATCACGTAATAACTTTAAAAGTAACTTAAGATGGTGTCAACAAAATGAAGAAAGTATTAAAATGGATATTATAGCAAATAGTAGAGCTGATAATAATTTTCGTAAATTCTGGCAACAAACAAATAACCTTAATTATAAAAGTAGTATCTCAGCTAGTGTGGATGGAATATGTAATTCTAAGGAAATAGCAAATCTTTTTAAAGACCATTTTCGTGTGAATCCTATGGTGTTGTCACATATCTCTAATGATTCTGAACCTAGGGTCCTCTCAGGACAGGTGTCTGACAACTTCTCGgttaaagaaattaaaagtaCTATTAAGAATATGAAAAGGGGCAAGACACCTGGACATGATGGCCTTAGTGTGGAACATCTCATATATGGTGGTAAGCACATATCGAGGGTCTTACACATATTATTTAATCTTTGTATGAGTCACAGTTATTTACCTCCAGATCTTATAAAAACTATTGTTGTACCAATTGTTAAGAATAAAACTGGTGATATATCCTCTGTTGGTAACTATAGACCTATTTCACTGGCTACTGTAATAGCTAAAGTTTTAGATAAGCTATTTGATGTGAGATTATCGAGACATATGAAATTACATGATGGTCAGTTTGGATTTTGCCCACATTTGTCCACTGAAATGGCAATATTAGGTCTTAAGCACACAGTTTCTTATTATACTGCTCGTAAGACAAATGTTTATGCTTGTTTTTTAGATTTATCTAAAGCTTTTGATCTTgtaaattatgatttattatgGGATAAACTTGAAAAGTCATCATTGTCTAGAGAGGTAATAAATATGTTTAGATTTTGGTACAATAATCAGAAAAATACAGTTAGGTGGTCTGACTCTTTTTCTGatacttacaaattaaaatGTGGGGTTAGGCAAGGTGGAATAAGTTCTCCTAGTCTTTTTAACATTTATGTCAACGATCTTATTGGTGAGCTGAGCAAATCACGTGTTGGTTGCCACATAGGTGGATGTAGTGTTAATAATCTTAGTTATGCAGACGATATGGTTTTGCTCAGCCCATCAATAAGAGGCCTGAGGAAGCTTATTGACATTTGTGAAAGTTATGTCCAATCTCACGGATTAgtttataatagtaaaaaatcTGTGCTAAtggtttttaaatataaaaatggccCTGATTTTGTCCCTGATGTTCTTTTAAATGGGATTCAGATTGAACGTGTTAATAAGTTTC from Pectinophora gossypiella chromosome 18, ilPecGoss1.1, whole genome shotgun sequence includes the following:
- the LOC126374891 gene encoding uncharacterized protein LOC126374891, with product MGASQSEPSNPTKADLVAKIKARMETVDPAKAKELGGVFLFNIIKGTSVYSWTLDLNNVTAYEGAPDGDPDTTFTLNEHYFKMLIQGREEPRAIMQAGRCSVTGDIMRAMKLEPYIKLD